The proteins below come from a single Lates calcarifer isolate ASB-BC8 linkage group LG11, TLL_Latcal_v3, whole genome shotgun sequence genomic window:
- the abat gene encoding 4-aminobutyrate aminotransferase, mitochondrial — translation MASSLISRQLALSLQKNLWLSAPGCRYVSKAATKTQVEFDYDGPSMKTTVPGPRSHELTKQLGEIQNVGAINFFCNYEESRGNYLVDVDGNRMLDVYTQISSIPIGYNHPALLKLMANPNNLSTFVNRPALGILPPENFPDKLTESLLSVAPSGMTRVQTMACGSCSNENAYKAMFIWYRNKERGHNIPSDEDISTCMINQAPGCPDLSILSFMGGFHGRTMGCLATTHSKAIHKLDVPSFDWPIAPFPRLQYPLEEFTRENAQEEARCLEEVEDLIVKWRQKGKPVAGIVIEPIQAEGGDNHASPNFFRSLRNIARKHGCAFHVDEVQTGGGCTGKFWAHEHWGTDDPADIVSFSKKLLTGGYYHKDELQADKAYRIFNTWMGDPSKNLFLAEVLNVIRRENLLEEVTRSGKALLNGLYELQAQYPGILSRARGQGTFCAIDICDDATRNSILLKARDKGVLLGGCGDRSIRFRPALVFKEYHVHLFLNIFNDVLAQHK, via the exons ATGGCATCCTCCTTGATCAGCCGTCAGCTCGCTCTCTCACTGCAGAAGAACTTGTGGCTCAGTGCTCCAG GCTGCAGATATGTCAGCAAGGCAGCAACAAAGACCCAGGTGGAGTTTGACTATGATGGACCCTCCATGAAAACTACAGTTCCTGGGCCACGATCACAC GAGCTGACAAAACAACTGGGAGAAATCCAG AATGTTGGTGCCATCAACTTCTTCTGTAACTATGAGGAGAGCAGGGGGAACTACCTGGTGGATGTGGATGGCAACCGCATGCTGGATGTCTACACTCAGATCTCCTCCATCCCAATTG GCTACAACCACCCCGCTCTCCTCAAACTGATGGCCAATCCCAACAACCTG aGCACATTTGTGAACCGACCTGCGCTGGGAATCCTGCCGCCTGAGAACTTTCCAGACAAACTCACTGAAAGTCTTCTCTCA GTGGCTCCCAGTGGAATGACTCGTGTTCAGACCATGGCCTGTGGCTCCTGTTCCAATGAGAATGCCTACAAAGCCATGTTTATCTGGTACAGG AACAAGGAGCGAGGCCACAACATACCATCTGATGAAGACATCAGCACCTGCATGATAAACCAG GCCCCGGGCTGTCCAGACCTCAGCATTTTATCCTTCATGGGAGGTTTCCATGGAAGAACTATGG GTTGCTTGGCAACAACACACTCAAAAGCAATCCACAAGCTGGACGTGCCATCATTTGACTGGCCCATCGCCCCGTTCCCCAGACTGCAGTACCCATTAGAGGAGTTTACCAGAGAGAATGCACAGGAAGAGGCTCGCTGTCTGGAGGAg GTGGAGGACCTGATTGTGAAGTGGAGGCAGAAGGGGAAGCCTGTGGCAGGGATTGTAATTGAACCAATCCAGGCTGAAGGTGGAGATAATCACGCCTCCCCAAACTTCTTCAGGAGCCTCCGCAACATTGCACGCAAG CATGGCTGTGCCTTCCATGTGGATGAAGTCCAGACTGGTGGGGGGTGCACAGGGAAGTTTTGGGCCCATGAGCACTGGGGTACGGATGACCCTGCTGACATTGTCTCCTTCAGTAAGAAGCTTCTGACTGGAGGCTACTACCACAAGGACGAACTACAGGCTGACAag GCGTACCGTATCTTTAACACGTGGATGGGTGATCCATCCAAGAACTTGTTCCTGGCTGAGGTTCTGAACGTGATCCGCAGAGAGAACCTTCTGGAGGAGGTGACCCGTTCTGGGAAGGCCTTGCTAAACGGTCTTTATGAGCTACAG GCTCAATACCCCGGCATACTGAGCCGCGCCCGAGGACAGGGGACCTTCTGTGCCATTGATATCTGTGATGATGCAACACGCAACAGCATCTTGCTCAAGGCCAGAGACAAAG GTGTCCTCCTGGGGGGTTGTGGGGATCGATCAATCCGTTTCCGTCCAGCGTTGGTGTTCAAGGAGTACCACGTTCACCTCTTCCTCAACATCTTCAACGACGTGTTGGCCCAGCACAAATAA
- the rcn3 gene encoding reticulocalbin-3 isoform X1: protein MMLLKSLVSLCVLAAAAFAVPAQEKRIHHQADLSDHAHDDAHSFQYDHEAFLGKEEAKTFDQLTPEESKDRLAKIVDRIDTDKDGYVSHAELHYWIKHRQRRYIEENVNKHWSDYDKNQDGKIGWEEYKNTTYGYYLDEEFDDIEDKATYKSMLTRDERRFKTADKDRDGIATREEFTAFLHPEEFDYMKDVVVQETVEDIDKNGDGKINLDEYIGDMYTPESGESEPDWVQTERKHFSEFRDTNKDGYLDAAEVAHWVLPGEVDHADNEAKHLIHETDTDKDGRLTLSELLDKMDYIKISTITDYGGMRVDDHDEL from the exons ATGATGCTGCTCAAGTCACTGGTATCCCTCTGCGTCTTGGCCGCTGCTGCCTTCGCTGTCCCTGCTCAGGAGAAGCGCATCCATCACCAGGCTGATCTGAGTGACCACGCCCATGATGATGCTCACAGCTTCCAGTATGACCACGAGGCCTTCCTGGGCAAGGAGGAGGCCAAGACCTTTGACCAGCTGACCCCTGAGGAGAGCAAAGACAGATTAGC GAAGATTGTGGACCGCATTGACACTGACAAGGACGGCTACGTCAGCCATGCAGAGCTGCACTACTGGATCAAACACCGTCAGAGGAGGTACATCGAGGAGAACGTGAACAAACACTGGAGTGACTACGACAAGAACCAGGATGGCAAGATAGGCTGGGAGGAGTACAAAAACACCACCTACGGCTACTACCTGG atgagGAGTTTGATGATATTGAAGATAAGGCCACCTATAAGTCCATGCTCACCCGGGACGAAAGGCGCTTTAAGACAGCTGACAAAGACCGGGATGGTATTGCTACACGTGAGGAGTTCACTGCCTTCCTTCACCCTGAGGAGTTTGATTACATGAAGGATGTGGTAGTGCAG GAAACTGTGGAAGACATTGATAAGAACGGTGATGGAAAGATCAACTTGGATGAATACATTG GTGATATGTACACACCTGAATCCGGGGAGAGTGAACCTGACTGGGTccagacagagaggaaacatttcTCTGAGTTCAGAGACACCAACAAG gATGGCTACCTGGATGCTGCTGAGGTGGCCCATTGGGTTTTGCCTGGAGAGGTTGACCACGCTGACAATGAAGCCAAACACTTGATCCACGAGACAGACACCGACAAG GATGGTCGTCTGACactctctgagctgctggacAAGATGGACTACATCAAAATCAGCACCATCACTGACTATGGAGGCATGAGGGTGGACGACCATGatgaactgtaa
- the nosip gene encoding nitric oxide synthase-interacting protein, whose protein sequence is MTRHGKNCTAGAVYTYHEKKKDTAASGYGTQSIRLGKDAIKDFDCCCLSLQPCQNPVVTPDGYLYERQAILEYILHQKTEIAKKMKAYEKQKQAQKSNSQLESKSEERERVERFKTRENSIVSKPINPFTSGQSKGGEKGRIDSSSAESSMAASASTSSQSLPSFWVPSLTPEAKPTLLKKPSKAVLCPMSGRPIKMNELITVHFTPLDASLDRVALLTRQDRYVCAVTRDVLANSVPCAVLRPSGTVVTQECVEKLIKKDMIDPVTGDKLSDRDIIPLQRGGTGFAASGVDLRAKEARPVMQV, encoded by the exons ATGACCCGCCACGGAAAGAACTGCACGGCCGGAGCTGTCTACACCTACCACGAGAAAAAGAAGGACACAG CGGCGTCTGGTTATGGGACTCAGAGCATTCGACTGGGCAAAGATGCCATTAAAGACTTtgactgctgctgcctgtcCCTGCAGCCCTGTCAGAATCCTGTGGTGAC TCCAGATGGATACTTGTATGAAAGACAGGCCATTCTTGAATACATTCTGCACCAGAAGACAGAAATTGCCAAAAAAATGAAG GCATATGAGAAGCAGAAACAAGCACAGAAGAGCAACAGCCAGCTTGAGTCCAagtcagaggaaagagagagggtggagaggTTTAAAACCAGGGAGAACAGCATCGTGTCCAAACCCATCAACCCATTCACATCAG GACAGAGTAAAGGAGGTGAGAAGGGCAGGATAGACAGCAGCTCAGCAGAATCCTCCATGGCAGCTTcagcctccacctccagccaGAGCCTGCCCAGTTTCTGGGTTCCCTCTCTCACACCAGAGGCCAAGCCAACTCTGCTCAAGAAACCA AGTAAGGCTGTGTTATGTCCCATGTCAGGACGACCTATAAAGATGAATGAGCTTATCACAGTGCACTTCACCCCACTGGACGCGAGCCTGGACCGAGTGGCCCTGCTCACCCGCCAG GACAGGTATGTATGTGCAGTAACCAGAGACGTCCTGGCCAACAGTGTCCCCTGTGCTGTCCTGAGACCCTC GGGTACTGTGGTGACTCAGGAGTGTGTGGAGAAGTTGATCAAGAAGGACATGATTGATCCAGTGACAGGAGACAAACTGTCTGACAGAGACATCATACCACTGCAGAGG GGTGGAACCGGCTTCGCTGCATCTGGGGTGGACCTCCGTGCTAAAGAGGCTCGTCCAGTGATGCAAGTGTGA
- the rcn3 gene encoding reticulocalbin-3 isoform X2, whose translation MMLLKSLVSLCVLAAAAFAVPAQEKRIHHQADLSDHAHDDAHSFQYDHEAFLGKEEAKTFDQLTPEESKDRLAKIVDRIDTDKDGYVSHAELHYWIKHRQRRYIEENVNKHWSDYDKNQDGKIGWEEYKNTTYGYYLDEEFDDIEDKATYKSMLTRDERRFKTADKDRDGIATREEFTAFLHPEEFDYMKDVVVQETVEDIDKNGDGKINLDEYIGDMYTPESGESEPDWVQTERKHFSEFRDTNKDGYLDAAEVAHWVLPGEVDHADNEAKHLIHETDTDKDGKMTKKEILANWNMFVGSQATNYGEDLTKRHDEL comes from the exons ATGATGCTGCTCAAGTCACTGGTATCCCTCTGCGTCTTGGCCGCTGCTGCCTTCGCTGTCCCTGCTCAGGAGAAGCGCATCCATCACCAGGCTGATCTGAGTGACCACGCCCATGATGATGCTCACAGCTTCCAGTATGACCACGAGGCCTTCCTGGGCAAGGAGGAGGCCAAGACCTTTGACCAGCTGACCCCTGAGGAGAGCAAAGACAGATTAGC GAAGATTGTGGACCGCATTGACACTGACAAGGACGGCTACGTCAGCCATGCAGAGCTGCACTACTGGATCAAACACCGTCAGAGGAGGTACATCGAGGAGAACGTGAACAAACACTGGAGTGACTACGACAAGAACCAGGATGGCAAGATAGGCTGGGAGGAGTACAAAAACACCACCTACGGCTACTACCTGG atgagGAGTTTGATGATATTGAAGATAAGGCCACCTATAAGTCCATGCTCACCCGGGACGAAAGGCGCTTTAAGACAGCTGACAAAGACCGGGATGGTATTGCTACACGTGAGGAGTTCACTGCCTTCCTTCACCCTGAGGAGTTTGATTACATGAAGGATGTGGTAGTGCAG GAAACTGTGGAAGACATTGATAAGAACGGTGATGGAAAGATCAACTTGGATGAATACATTG GTGATATGTACACACCTGAATCCGGGGAGAGTGAACCTGACTGGGTccagacagagaggaaacatttcTCTGAGTTCAGAGACACCAACAAG gATGGCTACCTGGATGCTGCTGAGGTGGCCCATTGGGTTTTGCCTGGAGAGGTTGACCACGCTGACAATGAAGCCAAACACTTGATCCACGAGACAGACACCGACAAG GACGGGAAAATGACCAAGAAGGAGATTCTGGCCAACTGGAACATGTTTGTGGGCAGCCAGGCGACCAATTATGGGGAAGATTTAACCAAGAGACATGATGAACTTTGA